The region TTTACTCTTTCGagtacttagaaaaaaattaaacatagaCACTTTATTTAAGTACTTTGTGAGCTTTGTTACTCTGTAATGTCTTGTGGTGGTAGAGCCTGTGAAAGGAACTAGGGTTGATAGGTTCTAACCTGTAGGGACACCATACTTTTCATGCCTAATGCTTATGAGTCAACTAATAAATGACAACTACAGATTTATTATTGCAGAATTTGTACTAAATAGAAAAGTTCCAGATATTCTTCTACGTATTAAGATACTTCATTTAAATGAATTATAAAGAAATTTATATGGAAAAGTATTTAGCTGGATCTGACTTGGATTGTTTTCAAGGCAGTTTCAAAGCATCGATTAACACTATAACAATCACAAAACATTACAGTAATTTGCATTTAATGTAATATGCAAGTAACGGTGTAGGAATGAACTTCAGTCTGATGGGTGTGATGCATACAGGAAAGGTTTCCAAAATGGACAATCTCATACTCTTTTTGTAGctcttcatttaaaatacattttgtttccttgtttgtcATTCTTTGACACTTAGAAAATCGGTGAACTTTGTGGTTAAAAAACCTGACCATAGTTAAGTTCCTACCAGAACTGCCATTTGCATCTTTTCCATCGACTGAGAAACCAGGAATCTTTAGTAGAAATGGAGatccatgttttccttttagGGTCTGATAGGTGATGGACACTACAGGATGCCAGTGCACCAGCCAGCGTGGGGCGGGAGCGCGCCGGCCGGGACGGGGAAACCGCCTGGTTTGATGCAGAGTGGATTGGAAACTTGTATTTACCCCGTGGTAACGAAGGTCCCGTTGATGTTTGTTGGAGCATGTCACACTCACTGGCGAGGGAGCGACGCGGTGCAGCAGCAATGGCTGGTGGAGTTGCAGCTGACCACCCTCCCCCAGAGCAGACCAGAGTACCTTCCACAGAAGGTGCCTGGCTGAGTCAAGGTTTCAACTGCTACTGCTTTCAGTATTGCTTAGTGCCCCTAACATGTCTGGTGTGCCTTATGCCTTACTTTTAGATGAAGATTTTATGAACTGTTTACAAGATGTTTTACAGCAGGACCAGGTATACTGTATGCAGTGGTCTTCTGCAGTACTTGGGTAAAATTCCACTTCCTTTTGCAAAGTCCTAGTGTCTGTCCCACAGCCTGACTTCTCATTGCAGTGGTCTCCTTTTGAAGAGTCAAACTCTGAATCCTTTGGAGTGAGATGGTGGaatgctgctgtgttttctctccCATTTGACCCTTTGTTCTGTACCAGATAACGAACGTGCATGTTCAGGAAAATGATTGCACTAAATTTTTTTGTGTAGTTGTAGTTAAGTGCCAAAATCACGGCAACCTCGAGAGAAGGAATAGAATTCTACGCTACTTAGTACTGCAGTATGTCCTATGGGCTTTAAGAGTTTAGAAGTTTTGCAAATTAGTAACCTACTACAAGGTAGCTGCATATTCGTAGAGCTTCCTTTGTGTTCCAGCGTCTTTTGTACTTCCAGAGAAAAGCTTTGCTATGTCCCAGTCCATCCGTGGTTCACAGGCCTGGGACTTGTTCCCTGACAGCCGGATTTACTCTTCAGGTCTGTTGGAGCATCCTTTTTATTGAATCACTGTGCAAGGTCACGTTTCTGTTGGTGTTTGCTGTTGGAGACATGACTCTGTACCCTCAGACTCCGCCCCGTGGCTCGTGGGACACTCGGCTGTTTCCCTCCACCTCTCTCAAGTGCCTCGCACACTCTTGACGCTAGAGAAGAGAAACCTTTGTAGACGTGGCGTTCACAGTTTTATTTCCGGCGTAGCGCTGCACTAGCCAGCATGGCTGTTTTTTTGGCTTGCTCCTCTGTGCACAGTCACCATTACTGTTAGCAGGAATGGTCTCAtctctgggaattttttttcctttaatctaGAGTCCCACAAATACCTTTTGGTGTGGCGCTGAATTGGTCTCTTAAAAATGTATCTCTGTCCCTAGAGCAGTGGATCTTTGAGCGACCAGGAGACTTTTTGCATCGGGTCAAAATGTGGACCTGAACTGGTTGAAAGTGTCCCACCTAAACAGTCTACTTGTTGTCAGGTTTCCCCTCGAGTGCTGTCCCAGGTCTTCTGTCTGTAGGGGGGATGTGCAGTGGTCTTGTCAATTGAAAAGAAATGCCTTACGCACCTGCGGCTGTGTCAGACTGGTAGCTCCACGTTTCCCAAATCCAAAAGCATATCTGAATTTGGGATTTTCCAGCTAAGTTTCCGAGAAAAAAGTTACGTACTTGGCCAGATTTCATAGCTAACAGAATGCAACCACAGAACAGGCTTCCCCCCTTTGcccaggggcagggaaggggcccAGCCCGCCCTTGGCACCTCTGAGCAGCCGCAGTGGAAACGCTTGTTGCCCGGCGCTCTCGCGACTGCCGAGGAGGGAATCCCAGACTCCTGCCTTCCCACATGATTCCCGAGAGGATTGTACATTGAATACATATCAAGGCCGTAGTTGTAATTCCCTCACTGAACATGGTCCCAGTTGGTGAATCTTTAAAATGGCTTAATCAGACTAGGCTTGCTCAGATATCAATACGATTTGAATTTGCTGTCAAACTTGCAGGTCCCTCGGTGATAAGGTGCAACCAGTGATAATTCCAAACAAATCTTCAGGACACCAGAGTCAAACAGCCCAAGACTTTTGATTTGAAACTATTAGCCATAAAGCAGAGCATATGGATGGCTCTCCTTGGCTTTCGATGGCAGTATGCAATTTATATTGTAtgtctttaaatatatatgtatatatatatgaactCAGTCTGTCCAAAGTATATGTTATACTTGTTTTTAGATTATGGTGCAGCTGACTATATTGATATATTATTTATTGAGTGCTGAATCACCATCTTATTGGTGATAAATCTTGCATATTATACAGGAGTGCAATGTATATTCCTTTAGATTGCTGAGGCTTGATTGCTGTGATAACAAAAACCACCCTGAAAGGTATTTATGAATGGCCCCAAGACACAGAGTCAGTACTTTATGGAACTAATGTAGCACTTGCCCGGGGCAAGTAAAATAAACCCGTAGGCAGATAATTATGTAGCTTGCCAAAATGgcaaactgctggaaagagagaCTACCTTTGCTGTACTTCATGTTTCACTTACCTACCAGGTATTTGCTGTCACTGCAGTGTTTCTGTTAAGGCAGATAAAAAAGGGCCTGAGCAAGTCAAGTTTGAATTGCCCACTGGGGAGTAAACAACTTCCAAATTGTTACATTCCTGACAAAGATTTTGGTCAGGGTTTAAATTACTCTGTCTGATGAATCAGTGTTATGGAAAACTCTGCGTTTCCAAGCAACAAAGTTACTTCTAGACCTCTTTACATGGAAGGGGTAGCCAAAGCCTTCGCCAGCCAACTCGGACACATCCAGACCTAGTCCAGCAGACAGATTTCCCAAGCAGGAAAGTTACATAAACTCAATCAATCAGGGAATTGTGATCTGTGTCCAGCTCCATGACTTCTGGAGGAACCTGCCTGTGGTgcaggggcagctcctggggaggcttctgccccccaccccaggtccctgcagccagctctgcctgtgccatggagctgcaccccaggatggaggcacagtgcagagctgggggggctcTCTGCCTCAGTGTTTCACCCCTTTTAATTCCATCTAGGAGCTTGGTGGCCGTGTCTCCATTCCCAGTGCAACTGCCCTGTGCTcccggggctgctgcagctgggagggcagggttccctggctgcagctttaTGTGCAGCCCAGGTTGTTGCCGGAGCTGGGTGCACGGGGCTCCTGCAGTGCTTGTTGGGGGCTGCACTGGCATCACACATCCCAAAACTCAGCTCCAAGGACCAGGCATGACTTTTGCAAGCACAGTCCCTGACGTTTGTATCTGGTCCCcgttttaaattgttttaagaaATTTTGTATATGGAGGATAAAGTgcttatatatttattaaagaTCCTTTAtcttatttgaaattattatttggtGAAGAAGGGTTTTTCTTtggggggagggctggggggggggggggaggtaaCTTTTAACCTGTCACTTATAAATGAAGCCCTTATTAATCCTACAGGAAGGTACTGTTAGTAACTAATGGGATGTCTCTGTTTTATGCTTTGTACATGACAAGTCCATGTGTTACATTTTGTTTCTATCAAAATATTTAGGCATCTGTCTTCaaccaaaacctaaaaaaaaaaaagcaaactgtgattttatttgttGCAATACATTTGAAATTTCAAAGGGTACTTTGGGGCTCGAAATTAGGATTTTTAAGTCAGTATGTGCATTTCACGTAATAAAGCTGTTAATGGTGAGCAAAGTATTATATACTAACTAGATTTTTTCCACATCTGTATAGTATATTCTATGTATTTTGTGGTATTGAGATTATAGAAAGTTTAGTGTCTGAAACATGCgtttaatgtgtatttttaaacaaatttatggcaattaaaatatttggagaaaAGGGTATCACATTTCAATTTGTAAAGATCTTTTTAACTACTGTGTCATTAAAATGCTTTGTACAATGCAAAACTGTAACTGGAGAAACTAAGTTTAATAAATATCAAATAGATTTTCTGTATTAAACTTCAAGACCACTGTGCTTGTATCTGGTGTTTGGGCTTTCTCCTGGGTACTacaattttaaacacttttcttttttgatccTAGTGCTCTATAACAGGCAAATGACATGAATTATTTCTGCCCTAGACCCGCTGATGTTTGTCTGATCAGAAGTTTCTCTCAGCCCTCCAAGTTAACCTGCAACTGGTCAGATTGGATTTTgatcaagttatttttaaacagtaggTAGTTCAGTGGCAAAAGTCAGACTGGGACATTGATGAAAGTAAATTTGATTAGAAGTAATACAAAGTAAATACTTCAGCTTCCAGTTATCACTGGGTATGTTTGGCGTTTTGACAATGCTATCAGTATTATCAGCTTGTTTGCTCCTTCTTTCTAACAGGCCTTTATCTGAGGTGCTGATAAGAGTTTGGCTGTTGAGACTGAAAGGAGATGGAAGCGTCACCTACTCTGCACTGGCCAGGCTGAAGGATGAAGGTCTGAAGTCCAGCGTGGAACAAGCACTCCTTGAAACGCCTGCTCACCATACGCTTTGCTCACCAGGATACAAGGAAAACCAAGGTGTTTTGCTGAGTAGAAGGTTTTAATTCAGAcctcaaaaaaataatattattatatGAACCATTGTGAAAAACCAAAACGAACATGAGCTGCAGGGTCCTTTTATTGAGGTTGGGCAAAGAGTCTTCCTGAAGGGTGTGCTGCAGAGGTACAGCCTAGGTTAGAAGATGCTCTTAGGCTCTTTCACATCCTTTTCTCAGTTTGTGTGAGAGAAATGTTAGCTACATCGATTGCTGGATTCCCAGTCCTGGCTTTCAGCGGTGAATAAATATTTCCCAGGCAGAGTGGAGCAGTGTCAGCAGTAACAGTGAGGGGTGGTCTTCATCCTGGCCAGTCACTCCGAGGCTGTTCTGAGGAAGCAGCGGTTCTTCCTGCAAGACAAACCAGCAGCTCAGACACCCTGCACACTGCTCCTGTTCCCCAGCTCACAGTGCTGCTCTCattcagctcctgcctgtgcaCGTTGTATTCACTCCTAAACTCTAATTTGTCCTGATTCATTTGATGTTTGTGTAATGACTCCACGATGCAGGTTACCCAGAGCTAGATGGTGGGGCTGCAGTGTGGAAATCACACACAACAGAAATCCCTTCCTGtccccatcctcctgcagctgctgctaagTTCACCTGtgttcagcagcagaagtgaaTTATGCATTTCAAATGCATGAAAAGTAACAGCCCTGCTACCCTGTCCTCTTAGCATTATCCACCCCATCCCTGCTTTCAGGTTGTGCCCTGTAAGTGCCACAAAATCACCTCTCAGTTGCTAAATAGTAATTTTAACAAATTTATCTCTGTAGTTGGACAATTTGCTCATGCTCATGAGATCTCAATAgctttttgatattttaattgtctttaaACTATGAGCTGAAGTAATCAAAGTGCTTCAGAGTAGGAGActgcttttaattaatatatGCTTTAAAGTTAGCAGTATTTGCTTTAAGAAGGATTAATGTTAAGGTATCTATGTGATTACCTAAAAGCTGCCTGGAGTCCTCTGTTCTCTTCTGAGAAGACAGGTTATTTGTGGCTGCAATGGGAGGACTCGGGCCTGTCACCAGGAACGCCTGGACTCTGCTCTGTTTGCCATGCTTACCAAAGAGGTCTGAATCTGTTGCCCCATCCCTAGTCCTGGTGTCTTTTTTTATGCATAGAATTAACTCTGTATCTCCTCTGGGTGAGAATACGTGGGAACTTCCTCTGCTTAATGTCCCAGGAAGGGCCTGAGCGTTGGCCAGGAGGAGTTACCTGCAGAGCATCGTGATGCACTCGCTGTTATCCCTGCAGGAGGCTCCGACGGGTCTCAGGGAAACTCCTCTCCAGAAGGGTGTCATCCTCCTCTGTCTGGTCAGCTGAGCTTGGTGCAGGGAAGCACAGTGTGTCTGGAACAGAGTGGCAGTGCTACTGTCACAACATGCAGCCACTGAGCAGTTGCTCACTCTGATGCTCAGGTCAATAGTCTTAAGTGAGGAACTTGAAATCTTTCTCATTTTTGGGTCACATCATGCTGTATTAAATATAATTGCTTGTATGACAAGCCCAAAGAAGTATAAAACGATTCACTCTGTTTTTTAACCTTGGGAGAGGAGGCAGTTACTTGCTAAGTTGTATCTGGTACCCCAGTAGTCACCAGGCAGTTACTCTTAGTTTTTTATGCTGTTGAGTACTCTTAAAGAGCTCTCCTGTCACCTCTAACTCCTCCCAGTTATTCCTGCAAATCACAACAGTTTTTATTAACTATCTGACCATTTCAATTAGCAATTAGTGTCTCTGTTTacctggctgagcagcagtgaGCAGAGCAAGAAGATGGCCATGGTTTTCCAGCAGTGCATCTTCAGAGGCTGAGCTGCcactggggctgcaggaccAGCCTTgggtggaggaggcaggaggagctcCAAATAGACCTTCCCAAGCTTCAGTGGGATTTTTATAGACTTCATTCTCTTATCATTGCATCAGCTGTCGGTCATTGCAGGAACAAAGTTCAATTTGGAGCAAGAGGGAATTACTAAGTTAGCGTCTGCTGAAGCGATCTGGTTCAAGGCCTGTCTCTCTAGCTAATGATTTACTCTCCTTCCACTTGTACTTTGTCTGGTCAGCCTGCCAGCTGTGCCAACTGTTCCTTTTTTCAAGCCTCCCCAACGTGTTACCAGCACCCCACAGTGTATTTGCAAGCAAAAGGATGGTTGGCCCAAAGTGTTATGGTAAAGATCAAAAGCCATCACCTTATTTAACTTCTGTCATGTTCACAGTGTGCCCAGCTTTGAGCTTGTCAGCAGGGGGGAAGTGTTGGCTCATTGGGCTTATTTGGAGCAGAAAATCACACCTTTGATCCTGCTCCTCATCCATGGAACAAGAAAGAATCATGAGGAAGTCACTTAACCTACCTTTCCACACACATGGTACTTAAAAAGCAGATGTAGTACTTTTCAGATGCCTTTTGGGATGTAAATAGTATGTTATGCATGATAAATAGCAGACCTCTTCCAAGAATCCTAACATGGTGTTAAAGATTATGATCCCTGGATAGCTAATCCTGAAAGGAGGAGAGCCTGTGGTTTCTGTGACTGAGCTGTTTGCTGCACCTGCCTCTGCACCTTCCAGCAAAACCCACCCTGAGTCTTTTGCAAGGTGACAACAGCTCCCAGTGATGTGGATGGGCAGTTTGTAATTAAGAGGAATCTCAATATTCACATTGTGAAATGAGATTGCAACAGCCTAGAGAAAAAGTTTAACTACTCTATAGTCCTCCCAGTTTACCAACATTGGGACAAGTGGGAGAAGCGTTTATCTAAGGTGACCAGTCTGTAAATGGACCTTGCTGGTGCTTCTTCATCCTCTGTGACTTCTTGTGCATGCAGCTCCCAGACCAGTCCCACACACACTATCAGTCCAGAAAAAGATGTGAAGTTGCAGGGTACCAGAAAGACACCACCAGCTTCGTGGTGTGCAGTCTGCAGGGTTTGCAGCACGCCATGGTTAGGTTGCTCCAAGCAGCAAGATGCTGTATAAAATAGTGAGCTGTGTCTAAGCTGAACTGTAACcacagttttctgtttgctgaacATGGAGGCAGAAGTGCCAGCGTGGAAGGCCAGCTCCTTCATCTCAGATAATGCCATGCCAGGTTCCTGTCTACAGGTGTCATAGCCCAAACTTCACCGGGATCAAATAAAAACCCCTCCCAGCACGTTGTCCTCAACCACTTTTGGAAAGTGTGTTCCTGTCCCTGGGTTCCTCTTACACCCCTTCCTCTGCCCTGTTTGTCTTGATTTCCTgggaggaagaagcaaaattcttaattatttcaCCTTCCTGGGACTtaggaagggaaggaaatgggACAGTTAAATCATGACACATTAAATAGTTGACCTGGAaagtttattttacatttgGCTGTGAATTTCTCAGTTGGTTTTCCCATGAGGTCATTTCTTTACGTGCATCtcatttctgctgtttccacCAGGTACAGAccagaggagggaaaagcagaggcagcaaCAGTGGTCTTGACTTCATCTGTGGAGCACAGGATCTGCAGTGATTCAGACAGCACTGCCCTCTGCAAGTTGTCATTTCTCAGCATTTTTGGCTGGGTGAGATATGTCAAAATTGTTGTGTGTCCTTCTGGGATACTGGCAGTGCCAGCATATCCCTCTAGGCAGGAATCTGTTGGTGCAAGaaactgggtggggggggaaagaatAAAATTGCACCAATTGTTTCCAGGTGTGCCAGCCCAGCGTGGCAGTGAAATGCCACAACAGCAAAGACAAAGGGTTGCTCTGTTGCCAGTTGTTCACAGGAGACtgggcagggtggcagcaggtggGTGGTGGAGCAGAGGTGCCCAGGGCACGGGCAGTTTGgaggggaaggtgctggggacagggctgccaGCTGGCTTGGGGACAGCTCTGCTggcccagcagggcagggacctCAGCGAGGGCCTGgggccagctctgcccttcagCAACTGCCGGCATGAAGTGCCCTGGAAAACAAGCACTGACACCACCCAGGCACAAGCTCCCGTGTGCTGTCGCTTAGGCTGCCCATCAGCACGGGCTCGTTAAGCAGGAAACAAGTGAGTTTTTTAATGAAGCCTCCCCCTGGGTGCCTTtgccagcacccccagctgcagcagcagcagccagggtggTGTTCCCTGCTTGCTTAAACTGCCCAGAAGATACCAATGAACTGACACGTGAAGCTCTGCACAAGGTGCAGCAGTGCCTGACTTGTCACTCCTGCTTATGCCAAGCtcagcctgtgcctgcagcagcaggaacagccctggggctgagctTAGTCTCACCGCTTTTTAAATGTGTTAAGAGCCCCAGAAGAATAAAGCCTTCAGCTATAAAAACTGCACACCCCCAGATCTTGAGGTGAGACCTGAGCAcacccagcccccagcacaggggaagGACCAGAAGAGCTCCCCGTGCCAGCCCAGAACAGCAGGGACATGTGCTGCTGCACACAGGGCACGACCTTGGGACAGTCAGCTGCAGACTGAGGGGAGAAAAGGATAAAGGAATCAGCAAGATGGTCTGGACTTGGAACAACAAGGCTTCTACACTGGGAGCCACAGGGTCAATTTCCTTGTCACTTATTAAAGTCACTCCTGTCATGTGTTGTTTTATCATCATCTTCAGGTATTGAACAGTCCTGTTTCTCCTGGTGCTTTCCAAGAGGAAGCTTCCAATCCATCCTACTGACACTAATCAGAATTGCAGTTAAGCACCTGAGTAACATTAATAAATGATAATTAGGTAATTAGTATAATGGGACCACAGAACagcccaggttggaagggacctcaaaagatccTCTGGTCCCACCTTCTGTGGGAAAGGTGCCCAGATAAGCTGATCTGGCACCTGGTCCAATTGCATCCTGAATCCTGCAGGGCCGGGGGCTCCACTGAActccctggggaggggcttcCACTGATCCCTCCTCAGgataaaaaattcctttcttacACCAAGATGGAACctctcccctgcagcctgtaTCCCTTACCCTCTTCAGGGCTCCCTGTCAAGGAAAAGCTTCTGTGCAGGGGTGAAGGTCCACGCTCAGTCCCGACctgccagccagctcctgctgtctGGTCAACACCAAACCAGGGGgactgtttgtttttcacagatCTGAAGGTTAAAGGATAAAGATGTGGAAAGATAACGGGAGCCACGAGCTGAAAAAGATGTGGAAAGATAATGGGAGCAATGAGCTGTTATTTCAAATAATCTCCCGTGGAAGGCAGCCCTGGCTACACTAGTTACATTGggaattatttcaaagaaatagGAGTCAAAAAAGGCTGGGAACGCTGAAACATGAATGACTTGCAGCCCACAGAACTTTAGCCTGATTATCTCCTTGTACAGAGGGAACCAGACAGAGATTTGCTGCTCCCCTTAAATGTCTCAAGACACGGATTTCACACAAAGTCACGGGGCAAAGTTAAAGTTTATTAGACAAGACTTATCTCCCCCTTAATACgtttccagtcatgtgagcaCAGAATCACCGGGACGGGCATAACGCGGTGAGGAAACCGTCTCCTTATTGACTCGGTCACTGGTCGTTCTCATAGTCGGCGGGGTTCTTCCTCTTCAGCCTCTCAAACTCCTGTGTCCCCCAGGAGTAGAGGAGGTAGGCTGCCAGAAACGCtggaaaggaaaggcaaagctCGGCACTTGGCGCCCCCGGGCAGGGGACGCgacccccggcccgcccgccccgccccgccgtaCTCACGGGGAACCACCTTGAAGACCTGGGCGCTGAACCGCCGCCACACGTTGGGCAGCCCCTGCGAGACGGCGCTGGGGAAGGCGCGCTGCTCGAAGGGGGAAAGGCTGTAGGTGATGACATGGCGGACCCGCGCCAGCTGCCCGAAGTGGAGCCCCATGGCGGCCGAGTCACCTTCCCCGGCACCGCCCGGAACGGGAAGCGGCTCCTGCGCTGCCTTCCGGGGCGGCGGCTGCTCCTGCGCGCCGGGCGCTCCGCTCCGCAGCGCTGCTGTTGTCGGGGCAGGCGGGTGGTTCTCCCTGAGTGaaggctgctggagggagcccGGGGGAGGGTCACCCCGagcctggggcagctctgctctggagacaggctgggagagttggggtgttcagcctggagaagagaaggctccagggagacctgagagcaccttccagggcctgaaggggctccaggaaagctggggaggggcttgggacaagggcaggagggatgggacaaagggaatggcagggacacctcccagcagcccaggctgctccaagccccatccaacctgcccttcaacactgccagggatggggcagccacagcttccctgggcagcctgggccaggctctcaccaccctcacactccagagtttcctcctcatgtcacacctcaatctcccctctttcagtttaaaaccattccccctcatccagCAGGGCGAGGAAGGTTCTGCTCCCCCGTTGGTGGGGCCAGACCTGGAGCATcgtgcccagttctgggctccccagttcccGAGGGACGGGGACAGAACAGCAGGAGGCcaagggaggctgcagggaggatcaagggactggaacatctgtctgagagacctggggctgttcactCTGGATAAGACTGAGAGAAGGTCTTgttaatgtctacaaatacctgACAGGTGCCAAGAAGAGGGGCCAGTCTCATTTCACAGGTGCCCTGggataggacgaggggcaatggatgcaaactggaacgTGGGAAGTTCTACCTCAAAGTGAGAAAagacttcttcactgtgagggtgacagagtcTGGTTAGGTGACTTGCTGTAGAAAGTTGAGGCATTTTCTGTATCAGTGCACTAAATGTCATTTTTAACAAGGTTTTGAGAAGATGGTTCCACTCCACATCCTTCcggtaaagaaataaaataataaaaatccctgCCAACTGTGTTTTTTGATGTGAACCTCATCTACACGTCTCTTAGTGTGGGTTTCCAGCATGAAGccagcattttaaacaaaattattggAACTGGAGAAATCtaggagaaaataaactgtGAAGACTCAGCTTGAAAGCACATGGAATTAAGGCACCATTAGCTGCAGTTTCATTGTGAGAAGAAATGAGGCTGTGGCCCCACATTCTTAGAACCAATTAAgtgtttaaataaacaaacaggcttttaaaagccttttttccttttattaaagCTGGCAGCATTGAACACTGAGCATCGTTCAGCACCAGTGACATCGTGGCTCCACACGTGGGACCCTGTGCCCTCACCTCGTGAGCAcctgctgtttgctgctccACTCGGCCTGTTTTAACAGCTCACCAGAAATCTGGGGCCAGTTTTCACTCAAACAGGTCAGCGATTTACATTTCCACAAGTTACCCCGCAGCTGCCCTCAAACTCCTGCCACCTGCTGTTGGGAAAGGCCCA is a window of Apus apus isolate bApuApu2 chromosome 13, bApuApu2.pri.cur, whole genome shotgun sequence DNA encoding:
- the LEAP2 gene encoding liver-expressed antimicrobial peptide 2 — its product is MKSIKIPLKLGKVYLELLLPPPPKAGPAAPVAAQPLKMHCWKTMAIFLLCSLLLSQTHCASLHQAQLTRQRRMTPFWRGVSLRPVGASCRDNSECITMLCRKNRCFLRTASE
- the LOC127390044 gene encoding cytochrome b-c1 complex subunit 8 — protein: MGLHFGQLARVRHVITYSLSPFEQRAFPSAVSQGLPNVWRRFSAQVFKVVPPFLAAYLLYSWGTQEFERLKRKNPADYENDQ